In a genomic window of Strix aluco isolate bStrAlu1 chromosome 3, bStrAlu1.hap1, whole genome shotgun sequence:
- the DISP1 gene encoding protein dispatched homolog 1 isoform X4 translates to MCTVLIVVCALVGILVPDLPDFSDPLLGFEPRGTAIGQRLVTWNNMVKNTGYKATLANYPFKYADEQAKSHQDDRWSDDHYEREKRQADWNFHKDTFFCDIPSDRYSRVVFTSTEGENLWNLNAIKSMCNVDNLRIRSHSQFGDLCQRATAASCCPSWTLGNYIAILNNRSSCQKIVERDVSHTLKLLRTCTKYYYNGTLGPDCWDMNAKRKDQLKCTNVPRKCTKYNAVYQILHYLVDKDFLSPKTADYVLPALKYSMLFSPTEKGESMMSIYLDNFENWNASDGVTTITGIEFGIKHRLFQDYLLMDTVYPAIAIVIVLLVMCVYTKSMFITLMTMFAIISSLIISYFLYRVVFNFEFFPFMNLTALIILVGIGADDAFVLCDVWNYTKFDKPHAGTSETVSITLQHAALSMFVTSFTTAAAFYANYVSNITAIRCFGVYAGTAILVNYVLMVTWLPAVVVLHERYLLNIFSCFKKPQQRVYNNKNCWTVLCQMFHKIIFAVSEASRIFFEKVLPCIVIKFRYIWLFWFLALTVGGAYIVCVNPKMKLPSLELSEFQVFRSSHPFERYDAEYKKLFMFERVHHGEELHMPITVIWGVTPEDNGDPLNPKSKGKLQLDSSFNIASPASQVWILRFCQKLRNQTFYYQTEEQDFTSCFIETFKQWMENQDCDEPSLYPCCSHWSFPYKQEVFELCIKRAIMELERSTGYHLDSKTPGPRFDLNDTIRAVVLEFQSTYLFTLAYEKMHQFYREVDSWISSELSSAPEGLSNGWFVSNLEFYDLQDSLSDGTLIAMGLSVAVAFSVMLLTTWNIIISLYAIVSIAGTIFVTVGSLVLLGWELNVLESVTISVAVGLSVDFAVHYGVAYRLAPDPDREGKVIFSLSRMGSAIAMAALTTFVAGAMMMPSTVLAYTQLGTFMMLIMCISWAFATFFFQCMCRCLGPQGTCGQIPLPKKLRCNAFSQTFSGAQGGRGQNKSHPVSKYQLDSRSQKPEMEHEHYELEPLASQTGICNPAEKVTYEETHICSELFSSRPQNTCMPMHSAYNSEMSKSIKNVASSAMLQTCIDQHTICPIFSQNRQCSCPDAYKQVAVKWSPHSCQQLSDTFCYQCSPSPAAVQIQSSVAPINALQQAAEGYVHPVQHVLHCSCLQGRLKRTMTQNSLPKNFFLQSVQQFQAHQRINRTDSHAHQNPEENVRTVPRVMSSSQFLCRNAGPLIVHCSECENSVSNNQKGFCQQTDKCDEKSGTEANGIESKKASLSKQKKKAESKIDQRSLQNDGVLKADQNDKKHLLNRSAREARYEGCRENSHCCSKAITVKCNSVDCQMPNIEANVPPMLMRPELSNESLLIKTL, encoded by the exons GTGATCGCTATTCACGAGTGGTGTTTACATCAACAGAAGGAGAGAATTTATGGAATTTGAATGCAATTAAGTCAATGTGCAATGTAGATAACTTGAGG ATCAGATCCCATTCCCAGTTTGGCGATCTCTGCCAGAGAGCCACTGCTGCTTCGTGCTGTCCCAGCTGGACACTGGGCAACTATATTGCTATTCTAAACAACAGGTCATCGTGTCAAAAAATTGTAGAACGAGACGTGTCTCACACCCTAAAGCTGCTTCGCACATGTACCAAATACTACTACAACGGAACCCTGGGGCCGGACTGCTGGGATATGAATGCCAAAAGGAAGGACCAACTCAAGTGTACAAACGTGCCTCGCAAATGTACCAAGTACAATGCTGTTTACCAGATCCTTCACTATCTAGTGGACAAGGATTTTCTAAGCCCAAAGACAGCTGACTATGTCTTACCAGCTTTAAAATACAGCATGCTCTTCTCTCCGACTGAGAAAGGGGAAAGCATGATGAGTATTTACCTAGATAACTTTGAGAACTGGAATGCTTCGGATGGTGTAACAACCATCACAGGGATTGAGTTTGGAATAAAACATAGATTGTTTCAAGATTACCTGTTGATGGATACTGTGTATCCTGCCATAGCCATTGTAATTGTTTTATTAGTTATGTGTGTATACACGAAGTCCATGTTTATCACGCTGATGACTATGTTTGCAATAATTAGTTCCttgattatttcttattttctctatCGGGTAGTATTTAATTTTGAGTTCTTTCCATTCATGAATCTCACAGCATTGATTATTCTTGTTGGGATTGGAGCAGATGATGCTTTTGTCTTATGTGACGTTTGGAACTACACAAAATTTGATAAACCTCATGCTGGAACCTCTGAAACAGTGAGCATCACATTGCAGCACGCTGCTCTTTCTATGTTTGTCACAAGTTTTACTACCGCTGCTGCCTTCTATGCTAATTATGTCAGCAATATCACAGCAATCAGGTGTTTTGGTGTTTATGCCGGCACTGCCATTTTGGTGAATTATGTTCTGATGGTTACATGGCTACCTGCTGTAGTTGTATTACATGAACGATATCTTCTCAATATTTTCAGTTGCTTTAAGAAACCTCAGCAGAGGGTATACAACAACAAAAACTGCTGGACAGTGTTGTGCCAAATGTTCCACAAGATTATTTTTGCAGTCTCAGAAGCATCCAggatattttttgaaaaagtttTGCCATGCATTGTTATCAAATTTCGATATATTTGGCTTTTCTGGTTCCTTGCCTTAACAGTTGGTGGAGCATATATTGTGTGTGTAAATCCAAAGATGAAATTGCCGTCATTGGAGCTCTCTGAGTTTCAGGTATTTAGGTCTTCTCACCCATTCGAACGATATGATGCAGAATACAAAAAGCTTTTTATGTTTGAACGTGTCCATCATGGAGAAGAGCTCCACATGCCAATTACAGTAATCTGGGGTGTCACACCTGAGGATAATGGTGACCCTTTAAACCCTAAAAGTAAAGGAAAGCTGCAGCTAGATAGCAGTTTTAATATCGCTAGCCCAGCTTCACAGGTTTGGATTTTACGTTTCTGTCAGAAGTTaagaaatcaaacattttattATCAGACTGAAGAACAAGACTTCACAAGCTGCTTCATTGAAACATTTAAGCAGTGGATGGAAAATCAAGACTGCGATGAGCCATCTCTTTACCCCTGCTGCAGCCACTGGAGCTTTCCATACAAACAAGAAGTTTTCGAATTATGTATCAAGAGAGCTATAATGGAGCTAGAAAGAAGCACAGGGTACCATTTAGATAGTAAAACCCCAGGGCCTCGCTTTGACCTAAATGACACCATCAGGGCAGTGGTGTTGGAGTTCCAAAGCACCTACCTCTTCACGCTGGCTTATGAGAAAATGCATCAGTTCTACAGAGAGGTAGACTCATGGATTTCAAGTGAGCTTAGCTCTGCTCCTGAAGGTCTTAGCAATGGTTGGTTTGTGAGTAACCTTGAATTTTATGATCTTCAGGACAGTCTTTCTGATGGTACTCTAATTGCCATGGGTCTTTCAGTTGCTGTTGCGTTTAGTGTAATGCTTCTTACAACTTGGAATATAATTATAAGTCTTTATGCAATAGTTTCAATAGCTGGAACTATTTTTGTCACTGTAGGTTCTCTGGTTCTTCTTGGATGGGAGCTAAATGTGTTAGAATCCGTCACTATTTCGGTGGCCGTTGGCTTATCTGTAGACTTCGCTGTTCATTACGGAGTGGCTTATCGCTTAGCCCCTGACCCTGACCGAgagggaaaagtaattttttctttaagccGTATGGGTTCTGCTATTGCAATGGCTGCATTGACCACATTTGTAGCTGGAGCAATGATGATGCCCTCTACAGTATTGGCGTACACGCAGCTTGGCACTTTTATGATGCTTATAATGTGCATTAGTTGGGCTTTTGCAACGTTCTTCTTCCAGTGCATGTGCCGATGCCTTGGACCTCAGGGCACTTGTGGCCAGATCCCACTACCAAAAAAATTGCGGTGTAATGCCTTTTCTCAGACCTTTTCAGGAGCCCAAGGGGGCAGAGGTCAAAATAAATCACATCCTGTTAGCAAATATCAGCTGGACTCCAGAAGTCAAAAACCAGAAATGGAGCATGAGCACTATGAGCTCGAGCCTCTGGCATCACAAACAGGTATCTGTAACCCTGCAGAGAAAGTGACTTACGAAGAAACTCATATCTGCTCAGAGCTCTTCAGCAGCAGGCCCCAAAACACATGTATGCCTATGCATTCAGCCTATAATAGTGAAATGAGTAAAAGCATAAAAAATGTTGCTAGTTCAGCTATGTTACAGACATGTATTGACCAACACACCATATGCCCAATTTTCTCTCAAAACAGGCAGTGTAGCTGTCCCGATGCATATAAGCAAGTGGCAGTGAAGTGGAGCCCACACTCATGTCAGCAGTTAAGTGACACCTTCTGTTACCAGTGTTCTCCTTCACCGGCAGCTGTACAGATCCAAAGCTCTGTAGCTCCTATAAATGCTTTACAGCAAGCTGCCGAAGGGTACGTGCATCCAGTCCAGCATGTCCTCCACTGCAGTTGCCTTCAAGGAAGGCTCAAAAGAACGATGACGCAGAACTCCCTGCCTAAAAATTTTTTCCTCCAGTCCGTGCAACAATTTCAGGCACATCAAAGAATAAATAGGACAGATTCACATGCTCATCAAAACCCGGAGGAAAATGTAAGAACTGTTCCAAGGGTGATGAGCTCCTCACAGTTTCTCTGTCGAAACGCAGGACCTCTAATAGTGCATTGCTCTGAATGTGAGAACAGTGTATCAAATAACCAAAAGGGATTCTGTCAGCAGACAGACAAGTGTGATGAAAAGAGTGGTACAGAAGCGAATGGGATTGAAAGCAAGAAAGCCTCTCtgtcaaagcagaaaaagaaagctgAGAGCAAGATAGATCAGCGTTCTTTGCAGAATGACGGGGTTTTGAAGGCTGACCAAAATGATAAAAAACATCTGCTGAATAGGTCAGCGAGAGAGGCTCGCTACGAGGGTTGCCGTGAAAATTCACACTGTTGTAGCAAGGCTATCACAGTGAAGTGCAATTCTGTTGACTGTCAAATGCCAAACATCGAAGCCAATGTGCCTCCTATGTTAATGCGCCCAGAACTTTCCAATGAAAGTTTGTTAATAAAAACGCtataa